One Cryobacterium psychrophilum DNA segment encodes these proteins:
- a CDS encoding 3-hydroxyacyl-CoA dehydrogenase NAD-binding domain-containing protein → MTDTAPLHYDSLDFSPLLELSADEVVTHSLVRDVKISHGRVLALVTLDNGRDHTRPNTLGAASLLEFAATMDALKARADRGEIHGVAVTGKPFILAAGADLSKVAEIPSLEVGKLLTQLGHHAFGKQATLGVPSFVFINGLALGGGLEIGLNAQYRSVDATVPAIALPEVFLGLIPGWGGSYLLPNLIGIENALKVIIENPLKNNRTLKGADALKLGIADVMFPSARFLEQSIEWADGVIAGTVTVSRPNEPGKIERLVKWDVAIGIARKMLEGRIGTVARSPYVALELLRAAKSGTRAEGFEREDDALAELISGDQLQASIYAFNLVQKRAKRPAGAPDKALARPITKVGVIGAGLMASQFALLFVRRLRVPVVITDLDQARVDKGVAYIHNEIAELETKGRISSDEANRLRHLVTGTTDKTDFADADWVIEAVFEELGVKQDVFAEIEKHISPDAILATNTSSLSVEQIGAKLQHPERLVGFHFFNPVAVMPLIEVVNTPQTNEATLSTAMVVAGKLRKNAVITTDTPGFVVNRILAKVLGEAMHAVDTGTPFDVVSEAIAPFGLPMTPFELLELVGLKVGAHVLDTHHAAFPDRFFESTNLHRLAEHGTLLERDAKGKIKGYDKAALKIVAGGTTPMTATELQRRFEDGLADEIKRMLDGDVVHAAEDIDLCMILGAGYPFQMGGVTPYLDRVGASERVFGGTFHTPSIRGVGSSVTAESVAG, encoded by the coding sequence ATGACCGATACAGCCCCCCTCCACTACGACTCCCTCGATTTCTCCCCGCTGCTGGAGCTTTCGGCCGACGAGGTCGTCACGCATTCCCTCGTCAGGGACGTGAAGATCAGCCACGGGCGCGTTCTCGCCCTCGTTACCCTCGACAACGGACGCGACCACACCCGCCCGAATACGCTGGGCGCGGCGTCGCTGCTCGAATTCGCGGCCACCATGGACGCTCTCAAGGCGCGGGCCGACCGCGGTGAGATTCACGGCGTGGCGGTCACCGGCAAGCCGTTCATCCTCGCGGCCGGTGCCGACCTGAGCAAAGTCGCCGAGATCCCGTCCCTCGAGGTGGGCAAGCTGCTCACCCAGCTGGGCCACCACGCCTTCGGCAAGCAGGCCACGCTCGGCGTTCCCTCCTTCGTGTTCATCAACGGCCTCGCGCTCGGCGGCGGGCTTGAGATCGGCCTCAACGCGCAGTACCGTTCCGTCGACGCCACGGTCCCGGCCATCGCGCTGCCGGAGGTATTCCTCGGGCTGATCCCGGGTTGGGGTGGCTCCTATCTGCTCCCCAACCTCATCGGCATCGAGAACGCGCTCAAGGTGATTATTGAGAACCCTCTCAAGAACAACCGGACCCTGAAGGGAGCGGATGCCCTCAAGCTCGGTATCGCCGATGTCATGTTCCCGTCCGCTCGCTTTCTTGAGCAGTCCATTGAGTGGGCCGACGGTGTCATCGCGGGTACCGTCACGGTGTCACGTCCGAACGAGCCGGGAAAGATTGAGCGTCTCGTCAAATGGGACGTCGCCATTGGCATTGCCCGCAAGATGCTTGAGGGCCGTATCGGGACGGTCGCTCGTTCCCCGTACGTGGCGCTCGAGCTGCTGCGCGCGGCGAAGTCCGGAACCCGTGCCGAGGGCTTCGAACGTGAAGACGATGCCCTCGCCGAACTGATCTCCGGCGACCAGCTCCAGGCCAGCATCTACGCCTTCAACCTCGTGCAGAAGCGGGCAAAACGACCCGCCGGCGCCCCGGACAAGGCGCTCGCCCGCCCGATCACCAAGGTGGGCGTCATCGGCGCCGGTCTCATGGCCAGCCAGTTCGCCCTGCTCTTCGTTCGCCGCCTGCGCGTTCCCGTGGTCATCACCGACCTCGACCAGGCCCGTGTCGACAAGGGCGTCGCCTACATCCACAACGAGATCGCCGAGCTCGAAACCAAGGGCCGCATCTCCTCGGACGAGGCGAACCGGCTGCGTCACCTCGTCACCGGCACCACCGATAAGACGGACTTCGCCGACGCCGACTGGGTGATCGAGGCCGTCTTCGAGGAGCTCGGTGTGAAACAGGATGTCTTCGCCGAGATTGAGAAGCACATCTCGCCCGACGCCATCCTCGCCACGAACACCTCGTCGCTCTCCGTCGAGCAGATCGGCGCCAAGCTGCAGCACCCGGAACGGCTCGTGGGTTTTCACTTCTTCAATCCGGTGGCCGTGATGCCGCTCATCGAGGTCGTCAACACGCCGCAGACGAACGAGGCCACGCTCTCCACGGCCATGGTCGTCGCCGGAAAGCTGCGTAAGAACGCCGTGATCACGACGGACACTCCCGGATTCGTGGTGAACCGGATCCTCGCCAAGGTGCTTGGCGAGGCCATGCACGCCGTCGACACCGGCACACCCTTCGATGTCGTCTCCGAGGCGATTGCACCGTTCGGTCTTCCGATGACACCGTTCGAGCTTCTCGAACTCGTCGGCCTCAAGGTGGGCGCGCACGTTCTGGACACCCATCACGCCGCGTTCCCCGACCGGTTCTTCGAGAGCACGAACCTGCACAGGCTCGCCGAACACGGCACGCTCCTTGAGCGTGACGCGAAGGGCAAGATCAAGGGCTACGACAAGGCCGCCCTGAAGATCGTCGCCGGCGGAACCACCCCCATGACGGCAACGGAACTCCAGCGCCGGTTCGAGGATGGCCTCGCCGACGAGATCAAGCGGATGCTGGACGGCGATGTCGTCCACGCGGCAGAGGACATCGACCTGTGCATGATCCTCGGCGCCGGTTACCCGTTCCAGATGGGCGGGGTCACCCCGTACCTCGACCGGGTGGGCGCGAGCGAGCGGGTCTTCGGCGGCACGTTCCACACGCCCTCGATTCGTGGCGTCGGGTCATCCGTCACCGCCGAGAGTGTTGCCGGGTAA
- a CDS encoding thiolase family protein — protein MAEKAEVVFVDGVRTPFGRAGEKGMYWNTRADDLVVKAIIGLMERNPGVPGERIDEVAIAATTQTGDQGLTLGRTAALLAGLPTSVPGFAIDRMCAGAMTAVTTMGGSIGFGAYDLAIAGGVEHMGRHPMGSGVDPNPRFLSERLVSEDALNMGLTAENLHDRFPSYTKERSDRFALRSQQKVAAAYAAGKIQPDLIPVATRSESGWGLATMDEGPRPETTLEGLSALRTPFRAHGRVTAGNASGLNDGASACLLASGATAKELGLSVKMRMVSFGFAGVEPEVMGLGPVPSTEKALRKAGLSITEIGLFELNEAFAVQVISFLDHFGIDDEDSRVNEYGGAIAIGHPLASSGVRLMNQLAHQFESHPEVRYGLTAMCVGLGQGGTVIWENPHFNKKAAKR, from the coding sequence GTGGCCGAGAAAGCAGAAGTTGTCTTTGTGGACGGGGTTCGAACCCCGTTCGGACGCGCCGGCGAAAAAGGCATGTATTGGAACACCCGCGCCGATGATCTGGTGGTGAAAGCCATCATTGGACTCATGGAACGCAACCCCGGAGTTCCGGGTGAGCGGATCGATGAAGTGGCCATCGCCGCAACAACGCAGACCGGCGACCAGGGACTCACCCTCGGGCGCACGGCGGCGCTCCTCGCCGGCCTGCCCACATCGGTGCCCGGCTTCGCCATCGACCGGATGTGTGCCGGCGCGATGACCGCTGTCACCACGATGGGCGGCTCCATCGGTTTCGGCGCCTATGACCTCGCGATCGCCGGCGGTGTGGAACACATGGGCCGGCACCCGATGGGTTCCGGCGTTGATCCGAACCCGCGTTTCCTCTCTGAGCGGCTCGTCAGCGAGGACGCCCTCAACATGGGCCTCACCGCAGAGAACCTGCACGATCGGTTCCCCTCGTACACGAAGGAACGCTCGGACCGCTTCGCCCTGCGCAGCCAGCAGAAGGTCGCCGCTGCCTACGCCGCCGGGAAGATCCAGCCCGATCTGATTCCAGTCGCCACCCGCAGCGAATCCGGCTGGGGCCTGGCCACAATGGACGAAGGGCCCCGCCCGGAAACCACCCTGGAGGGCCTCTCCGCGCTGCGTACGCCCTTCCGGGCACACGGCCGCGTCACGGCCGGGAACGCGTCCGGACTCAACGACGGAGCATCCGCGTGCCTGCTCGCAAGCGGGGCAACGGCCAAGGAGCTCGGCCTGAGCGTCAAGATGAGAATGGTGAGCTTCGGTTTCGCCGGCGTTGAACCCGAAGTAATGGGCCTGGGCCCCGTGCCGTCCACCGAGAAGGCGCTGCGCAAGGCCGGCCTGAGCATCACCGAAATCGGCCTGTTCGAGCTCAATGAAGCCTTCGCCGTGCAGGTCATCTCCTTCCTCGATCACTTCGGTATTGACGACGAGGACTCCCGCGTGAACGAGTACGGCGGCGCGATCGCCATCGGGCATCCGCTGGCCAGCTCCGGCGTACGCCTGATGAACCAGCTCGCCCACCAGTTCGAGTCGCACCCCGAGGTGCGCTACGGACTCACCGCCATGTGCGTCGGCCTCGGCCAGGGCGGCACCGTCATTTGGGAAAACCCGCACTTCAACAAGAAGGCAGCGAAACGATGA
- a CDS encoding ribonuclease D: MNSTHTVIDTREAYLAATAELAAGNGPVGVDAERASGFTYSQRAYLIQIFRRGAGTFLFDPPLIGDFKELNDALAHEEWILHAASQDLACLREVGLNPGRIFDTELAARLLGLPRVGLGTVVEELLGIHLAKEHSAANWSTRPLPESWLVYAALDVELLPDLRDNMVDLLVESGKTDLAAQEFLAVLEKPALAARVDPWRRLSGIHSLRGQRNLTAARELWIARDDLARESDVSPGRLVPDASIIAAARVLPTTRQALAALREFTGRASRNELDRWWAALKAAQTSTDMPQAKPHTDTLPPPRAWAERNPEADTRLRAARAALTVLTAEWSIPLENLLTPEYLRRVCWAPPVPADAASLSDALSTLGARPWQIDATAQLIAAAFVETPQAAVDSEESES; the protein is encoded by the coding sequence ATGAACTCGACACACACCGTTATCGACACTCGAGAGGCCTACCTGGCCGCGACTGCTGAATTGGCCGCCGGCAACGGTCCGGTCGGCGTCGACGCGGAGCGGGCATCCGGCTTCACCTACTCGCAGCGCGCATACCTGATTCAGATCTTCCGGCGAGGCGCCGGTACCTTCCTGTTCGATCCCCCCCTGATCGGTGACTTCAAGGAGCTGAACGACGCGCTTGCCCACGAGGAGTGGATTCTGCACGCGGCCAGCCAGGACCTCGCCTGCCTGCGCGAGGTGGGGCTCAACCCGGGCCGCATCTTCGATACCGAACTCGCGGCCAGGCTCCTGGGCCTCCCCCGCGTTGGCCTCGGCACCGTCGTGGAGGAACTGCTCGGCATCCACCTGGCCAAGGAACATTCCGCCGCCAATTGGTCGACCAGGCCTCTCCCCGAGTCCTGGCTCGTGTACGCGGCGCTCGACGTGGAGCTGCTCCCCGACCTGCGCGACAACATGGTCGACCTGCTCGTCGAGTCCGGTAAGACAGACCTCGCCGCCCAGGAATTTCTCGCCGTGCTCGAAAAGCCCGCCCTGGCCGCCCGGGTCGACCCCTGGCGCCGTTTGTCGGGCATCCACTCCCTGCGCGGCCAGCGCAACCTCACGGCGGCCCGCGAGTTGTGGATCGCCAGGGACGACCTCGCCCGCGAGAGCGACGTATCGCCCGGCCGCCTGGTCCCCGACGCCTCGATCATTGCCGCGGCCCGGGTACTCCCCACCACCAGGCAGGCCCTCGCGGCGCTGCGTGAATTCACCGGGCGGGCGAGCCGCAATGAGCTCGACCGTTGGTGGGCCGCCCTTAAAGCCGCCCAGACGAGCACCGATATGCCGCAGGCGAAACCCCACACCGACACTCTGCCCCCGCCCCGGGCGTGGGCAGAGCGCAATCCGGAGGCCGATACCCGCCTTCGTGCCGCTCGCGCCGCGCTCACGGTATTGACCGCAGAGTGGTCCATTCCTCTTGAGAACCTGCTCACCCCGGAGTACCTGCGCCGCGTCTGCTGGGCCCCTCCGGTTCCCGCTGATGCGGCATCTCTGAGTGACGCACTCTCCACTTTGGGCGCGCGACCGTGGCAAATTGACGCGACCGCACAATTAATTGCCGCTGCGTTTGTAGAAACCCCACAGGCGGCGGTCGACTCTGAGGAATCCGAGTCGTAG
- a CDS encoding DUF3000 domain-containing protein: MSETEESLPLEFAAAVDAIRRATSRADLIMSEIPAPGSLAPYAIALSADVNPVRPGSDSDRGTGRFILLYDPDEPEGWGGRFRVVCFAQAPLEVEIGLDPFLAEVTWTWLIDALTARGARYTAASGTATKIISSGFGELAQQGDGAQIELRASWTPLDHNLTAHVEGWGELLCMIAGLPPLGESVSMLSARRAARGGG; the protein is encoded by the coding sequence GTGTCCGAAACTGAGGAATCGCTCCCATTGGAGTTCGCAGCTGCCGTTGATGCTATTCGACGTGCCACGAGTCGAGCCGACCTGATCATGAGCGAGATTCCTGCTCCCGGCAGTCTCGCCCCCTATGCGATCGCCCTCTCGGCCGACGTGAATCCCGTGCGTCCCGGCAGCGACTCCGACCGGGGCACCGGTCGCTTCATTCTGCTGTACGACCCCGACGAACCGGAGGGTTGGGGCGGACGCTTCCGCGTCGTGTGTTTCGCCCAGGCGCCGCTCGAAGTCGAGATAGGCCTCGACCCCTTCCTGGCCGAAGTTACGTGGACCTGGCTCATCGACGCCCTCACCGCCAGGGGGGCGCGGTACACCGCGGCCTCTGGAACAGCCACCAAGATCATCTCGTCCGGCTTTGGTGAGCTTGCACAACAGGGCGATGGCGCCCAAATAGAGCTGCGGGCGTCGTGGACTCCCCTCGACCACAACCTGACCGCTCACGTGGAGGGGTGGGGCGAACTGCTCTGTATGATCGCCGGGCTTCCGCCTCTGGGTGAAAGCGTGAGCATGCTGTCAGCCCGCCGGGCTGCTCGTGGTGGTGGCTGA
- a CDS encoding alpha/beta hydrolase family protein, giving the protein MSGKPGYGAGVRRAAGVSGIVVAGLGMAVAAATGVLAAVMARTIVTPPTERPDDTPVIAVDDVAGTITLQPTADSMLPGEYSFFFSAGTGHARLGEILATDVKGVTRRVLSVDYGDLAAAEQGRLSGWFYLGPEDLGLPFETVSVPLDVGAGAPAWLIPAEVPSDRWVIQVHGRAVTRPEGLRAVPVFRQAGYTSLLISYRNDGEAPFSGDGRYALGDTEWRDVDAAIEFAASRGARSIVLMGWSMGGAIVLQTATRTRHLDLLAGVVLESPVIDWADVVAFQGVALRLPTFIASVAMQVMGRRWGGLVTGQAVPIDFRRLDFVARADELELPMLLLHSNDDGFVPVTGSRSLATIRNDIVTFVPFGVARHTKLWNYDRPRFNSTISTWLVELPLRSPTSTED; this is encoded by the coding sequence GTGAGCGGCAAACCAGGGTACGGAGCAGGAGTGCGGCGTGCGGCGGGCGTCTCGGGGATCGTCGTCGCGGGGCTGGGGATGGCCGTGGCGGCCGCGACGGGCGTTCTGGCCGCAGTCATGGCACGCACCATCGTCACTCCGCCCACGGAGCGACCCGATGACACCCCGGTGATCGCTGTCGACGACGTGGCCGGCACCATCACCCTGCAGCCGACCGCCGATTCGATGCTCCCCGGGGAATACAGCTTCTTCTTCAGCGCCGGAACCGGCCACGCGAGGCTCGGTGAGATTCTGGCAACGGACGTAAAGGGCGTCACCCGACGCGTCCTCTCCGTCGACTACGGCGACCTCGCCGCCGCCGAGCAGGGCCGGTTGAGCGGATGGTTCTACCTCGGCCCCGAGGACCTCGGCCTACCGTTCGAAACCGTCTCTGTTCCGCTGGACGTGGGGGCAGGAGCGCCGGCGTGGTTGATTCCGGCCGAGGTGCCGAGCGACCGCTGGGTGATCCAGGTGCACGGTCGGGCCGTGACGAGGCCGGAGGGACTGCGCGCCGTGCCGGTCTTTCGGCAGGCGGGGTACACCTCGCTCCTGATCTCCTACCGAAACGACGGGGAGGCCCCGTTCAGCGGGGACGGTCGCTACGCCCTGGGAGACACGGAATGGCGCGACGTTGACGCGGCCATCGAGTTTGCGGCGAGCCGTGGTGCGCGCAGTATCGTGCTTATGGGGTGGTCCATGGGTGGCGCGATCGTGCTGCAGACGGCGACACGCACACGGCACCTGGACCTGCTCGCGGGAGTCGTGCTCGAATCCCCGGTGATCGACTGGGCCGACGTTGTTGCCTTTCAGGGCGTTGCGCTCAGGCTGCCGACCTTCATCGCCAGCGTGGCCATGCAGGTCATGGGACGCCGTTGGGGTGGGCTGGTTACCGGCCAGGCCGTTCCGATCGACTTTCGTCGGCTCGACTTCGTGGCGAGGGCCGACGAGCTGGAACTGCCCATGTTGCTCCTGCACAGCAACGATGACGGCTTCGTGCCCGTGACCGGGTCGCGCTCGCTTGCCACGATTCGCAATGACATTGTCACGTTCGTGCCGTTTGGTGTGGCCCGCCACACCAAGCTGTGGAACTACGACCGGCCCCGGTTCAACAGCACGATCTCCACCTGGCTGGTCGAACTGCCGCTGCGGAGTCCGACCAGCACAGAGGACTAG
- a CDS encoding SufE family protein codes for MTEAALPAQLADIREDFLALEQPDRLQLLLEFSNELPELPERYRDHPDLFERVVECQSPVFIFVEVDAENTFHLYATAPRESPTTRGFASILVQGLDGLTPEQVLAVPDDYPQSIGLTQAVSPLRIRGMSALLARSKRQVRERTGL; via the coding sequence ATGACCGAAGCGGCGCTTCCGGCGCAGCTGGCCGACATCCGCGAGGACTTCCTGGCACTGGAGCAGCCCGACCGCCTGCAGCTGCTGCTCGAATTCTCGAACGAGCTGCCGGAACTCCCCGAGCGGTACCGCGACCATCCCGACCTCTTTGAACGCGTGGTCGAGTGCCAATCCCCCGTCTTTATTTTCGTCGAAGTGGATGCCGAGAACACGTTCCACCTCTACGCGACGGCGCCGAGAGAGTCGCCGACCACCCGCGGGTTCGCCTCGATTCTGGTGCAGGGCCTCGACGGGCTCACCCCCGAACAGGTGCTCGCGGTTCCCGACGACTACCCGCAGTCGATTGGTCTGACCCAAGCGGTGTCTCCGCTGCGCATTCGCGGCATGTCGGCCCTGCTGGCCCGGTCGAAGCGTCAGGTGCGGGAGCGCACCGGACTCTAG
- a CDS encoding sulfurtransferase yields MSIALDPAPKFAEYAHPERLVSAEWLQAHLGTDGLVVVESDEDVLLYETGHIRGSVKIDWHTELNDPVTRDFIDATAFATMLGDKGISRDATVVIYGDKSNWWAAYALWVFTLFGHADVRLLDGGRDNWVAEGREVTTERPQVAPAAYPVVERNDAPIRAFRDDVLAHFGNPLIDVRSPEEYSGERTHMPAYPEEGALRGGHIPSAASVPWARAAAADSTFKARAELDAIYKGEAGLTEGDNVIAYCRIGERSSHTWFVLTHLLGFEGVRNYDGSWTEWGNAVGVPIVLGTEPGETPPARR; encoded by the coding sequence ATGTCCATCGCGCTCGATCCCGCACCGAAATTCGCCGAATACGCCCACCCCGAACGTCTCGTCTCCGCCGAATGGTTGCAGGCGCACCTCGGCACCGACGGTCTCGTCGTCGTCGAATCCGACGAGGACGTGCTGCTCTATGAAACCGGTCACATCCGCGGTTCAGTGAAAATTGACTGGCACACCGAACTGAACGACCCGGTCACCCGTGACTTCATCGACGCAACCGCGTTCGCGACGATGCTGGGCGACAAGGGCATCTCCCGCGACGCCACCGTCGTCATCTACGGCGACAAGAGCAACTGGTGGGCCGCGTATGCACTCTGGGTGTTCACCCTGTTCGGCCACGCCGACGTTCGTCTGCTCGACGGCGGCCGAGACAACTGGGTCGCAGAGGGTCGCGAGGTCACCACGGAACGGCCCCAGGTCGCTCCGGCCGCCTACCCGGTCGTTGAACGTAACGACGCCCCCATCCGCGCCTTCCGCGACGACGTGCTCGCACACTTCGGCAACCCGTTGATCGATGTGCGTTCCCCCGAGGAGTACAGCGGCGAACGCACGCACATGCCGGCCTACCCCGAGGAGGGCGCCCTGCGCGGCGGCCACATCCCCTCCGCGGCATCCGTACCGTGGGCGCGAGCAGCCGCGGCAGACTCCACATTCAAGGCGCGGGCGGAACTCGACGCCATCTACAAGGGCGAGGCCGGGCTGACCGAGGGGGACAACGTGATTGCGTACTGCCGCATCGGGGAGCGGTCGAGCCACACCTGGTTCGTGCTCACGCACCTGCTCGGCTTTGAGGGCGTACGCAACTACGACGGCTCATGGACCGAATGGGGAAATGCCGTCGGCGTGCCCATCGTCCTCGGCACCGAGCCCGGCGAGACCCCGCCGGCACGTCGATGA
- the zapE gene encoding cell division protein ZapE: MTPQNQFQPQLHTHTEVPRLGERSPDITGAEIVAELVPPPQFEHASFESYRPDHDYPSQVGAVERLHSFSAAASGQRPGGFFSRGRKVKPELPGIYLDGGFGVGKTHLLAALWHEAQSPKYFGTFIEYTALVGALGYQETIKELRSAKLICIDEFELDDPGDTMVMTRLLGELVATGTRVAATSNTPPNSLGEGRFAAQDFLREIQAMSANFETVRIDGLDYRRRNASGQATSIDQEDLEHMVTAMQQRGSRFTEDSFGALIRHLGTVHPSKYVKIIRDVDVIALTDAYLLTDQTDALRLVAFIDRVYDAEIPIIASGLPLNEVFDVEMMAGGYRKKYQRSQSRMVALTTGELPPHAE; this comes from the coding sequence ATGACGCCACAGAACCAGTTCCAACCCCAGCTGCACACGCACACCGAGGTGCCGAGATTGGGCGAGCGCTCTCCGGATATCACCGGTGCGGAAATTGTTGCAGAGCTCGTTCCGCCGCCACAGTTCGAGCACGCCTCGTTCGAGTCGTACCGACCCGACCACGACTACCCCTCGCAGGTTGGGGCGGTGGAGCGCCTGCACTCGTTCAGCGCCGCAGCGAGCGGGCAGCGCCCCGGCGGGTTCTTCTCCCGTGGACGCAAGGTCAAGCCGGAATTGCCTGGCATCTACCTGGACGGTGGTTTCGGCGTGGGCAAGACCCATCTCCTCGCCGCTCTCTGGCACGAAGCGCAGAGTCCCAAGTACTTCGGCACGTTCATTGAATACACGGCCCTCGTGGGCGCACTCGGTTATCAGGAGACGATCAAGGAGCTCCGCAGCGCGAAGCTCATCTGCATCGACGAGTTCGAGCTTGATGACCCGGGGGACACCATGGTGATGACCCGGCTGCTCGGCGAACTTGTCGCCACCGGCACGCGCGTCGCCGCAACGTCCAATACGCCGCCGAATTCCCTCGGTGAGGGTCGATTCGCGGCCCAGGACTTTCTGAGGGAGATCCAGGCAATGTCCGCGAACTTCGAGACGGTGCGCATCGACGGTCTCGACTATCGCCGGCGCAACGCCTCCGGGCAGGCCACCTCGATCGATCAGGAAGACCTCGAGCACATGGTCACCGCGATGCAACAGCGCGGCTCCCGGTTCACCGAAGACAGTTTCGGGGCGCTCATTCGGCACCTCGGTACCGTGCACCCGTCCAAGTACGTCAAGATCATCCGCGACGTCGACGTCATCGCGCTCACCGACGCCTATCTGCTGACCGACCAAACGGATGCCCTGCGGCTCGTGGCCTTCATCGACCGCGTGTACGACGCGGAGATTCCGATCATCGCGAGCGGGCTGCCGCTCAACGAGGTTTTTGACGTTGAAATGATGGCGGGCGGCTATCGCAAGAAGTACCAGCGTTCCCAGTCGCGCATGGTCGCCCTGACCACCGGGGAGCTTCCGCCGCACGCGGAATAG
- a CDS encoding ammonium transporter has protein sequence MDTGSISWGIMATALVLFMTPGVAFFYGGLVKAQSVVSMMMMSFGALGLISVLWILYGFNMSAVDGPTQFAGNPFADFGLGGLATGETANTDLLGATFGATFAIITVALISGAVADRAKFGSWMIFAGVWSTLVYFPVAAWVWGGGWIMQLGETLNLPGVIDYAGGTAVHINAGAAALALALVLGKRVGFQKGITKPHNVPLVLIGAAVLWFGWFGFNAGAEWLNGLENVGIIVVNTLGATAAAILGWMLVEKFKDGKATSVGAASGAVAGLVAITPACANLEPGWALLLGLVAGTVCAMAIEMKFKLGFDDSLDVVGIHLVGGIIGTLYLGFFAIDTGLFTGGGDLGQLAVQAIAAFGVLIYSFIVAYLLGLAIEKTIGFRVKNEDELAGIDTFVHGEEGYALDRV, from the coding sequence ATGGACACGGGAAGTATTTCATGGGGGATCATGGCCACGGCCCTGGTTCTATTTATGACACCGGGCGTCGCCTTCTTCTACGGCGGACTCGTCAAGGCGCAGAGCGTCGTCAGCATGATGATGATGAGCTTCGGCGCACTGGGCCTGATCAGCGTTCTCTGGATCCTCTACGGGTTCAACATGAGCGCGGTCGACGGGCCGACGCAGTTCGCAGGCAACCCGTTCGCTGACTTCGGGCTGGGCGGCCTCGCCACCGGAGAGACGGCCAACACAGACCTGCTCGGCGCAACGTTCGGCGCCACCTTCGCCATCATCACGGTCGCGCTGATCTCCGGTGCCGTCGCCGACCGCGCGAAGTTCGGTTCCTGGATGATCTTTGCTGGCGTCTGGTCAACACTCGTCTACTTCCCGGTCGCAGCCTGGGTCTGGGGTGGCGGCTGGATCATGCAACTCGGCGAGACCCTGAACCTCCCCGGCGTCATCGACTACGCCGGTGGTACAGCCGTGCACATCAATGCCGGTGCCGCAGCCCTCGCCCTCGCCCTGGTGCTCGGCAAGCGCGTCGGGTTCCAGAAGGGCATCACCAAGCCCCACAACGTTCCGCTCGTTCTCATCGGTGCGGCGGTGCTGTGGTTTGGCTGGTTCGGTTTCAACGCGGGCGCCGAATGGCTCAACGGTCTCGAAAACGTGGGCATCATCGTCGTCAACACCCTCGGAGCCACCGCCGCAGCCATTCTCGGCTGGATGCTCGTGGAGAAGTTCAAGGACGGCAAGGCCACGTCGGTCGGCGCCGCATCGGGCGCCGTCGCCGGCCTCGTCGCCATCACACCGGCCTGCGCCAACCTCGAGCCGGGCTGGGCGTTGCTCCTCGGTCTCGTCGCCGGCACCGTCTGCGCCATGGCGATTGAGATGAAGTTCAAGCTCGGTTTCGATGACTCCCTCGACGTTGTCGGAATCCACCTCGTTGGTGGAATCATCGGTACCCTCTACCTCGGCTTCTTCGCCATCGACACCGGCCTGTTCACCGGCGGCGGAGACCTCGGTCAGCTCGCGGTACAGGCCATCGCGGCCTTCGGCGTGCTCATCTACTCCTTCATCGTTGCCTACCTGCTGGGTCTCGCGATTGAGAAGACCATCGGCTTCCGCGTCAAGAACGAAGACGAACTCGCCGGCATCGACACCTTCGTGCACGGCGAAGAGGGCTACGCGCTCGACCGCGTCTAG